The nucleotide sequence TGCATCAATATGTATGATACATGTTAGCAAGAACATAGAGGTGAGATTTTAGCGCATACTGCATCCCTGATGTCCGTTTTTGTATCGTTCTGGAACAGGGGACTCTGCAGAAAGTTGGCAATGACCTTTTCAGTTCGACCACCTGTTATCATCTCTTGCTGCATCCCATTCTGGCCACGCAATTCATGAGTCGGCTGTACTTGTGATATTTCATTGCTTGAAGTATGCTGGAAATTGCTTTTGAATGCCTTAGCCTCTAGATCCATGGACATACCATTGGGTGTTTGTCCACTGGTAGGCAACGAACCAGAGGTAAGATCTGCTGTAGCTGTCTCCCCACTGGAATCCCTCAGCTTTGAAGTTAACTTGGACAAAACTTCCTAGAAAAAGTTGTTCTGTTAATGTTCATACAACAAGAAAGGAAACAGAGAAGAAATCAGGACAAATTAAAGTTAAGGTCTGTACTGCAATCGATGATTGAATTCCATGAATTGCTCGTGGTTTCAAGGCAATTCCTGAAAATTGAAGAGATACTTTATTGATTTAGCTTCAAGACCACGGCAAACAAGATGACATGCTTGTGCAGAAAGGCAGTTGACAATGTAACATTGATGGTTCTAAACTAGTTTGAGATGCATATGATGTATGTAAAGGAACACGGTAAGAATCATAAGTTGTGGTAAAAAGAAAACACTGAGCAGGAAGCATTGCAGGAATTTAAGAAATTGCCCATGCACACTACTTAGGGAGAGTTCTAGTCTGCTAGATATGGAAGGTTCTATCAAGATGAATGTCCTCCATTGTCACTTCATATTACAAATTAGCGAGAGATCTTTGAAGCAATGTTCAGATGCGTGTTCACATGCGCTGAAAACTCCACACAGCAGTGAACAAAAAGGGAAAACACTAAGAATAATAGAAGTACGGTAATGATAACTCCCGAACATTCGGGAGTTAAGCATGGCAACCCAAACGATTTAGATGGCAAGTTTAGTTTGCGTGAGATTAGGGAAACACGGTAATTTTCTGACAAAAAAACGAAAAAGGACAAAGTTGCCATCCCCtatcaactaaagttgccatcccctatgaactaaagttgccatgtaaaAACGTTCGGGACGAAATGCTCAAAATCCGAACGTTCGGGAGTTATTAGATTCCTAGAAGTATTGGTGCATCGCAGTGTCATCCTAATCTTAGTCTGATTTCTATTCAGGCAACAAGACTCACTATTATGTGGCCATCAAGAGAAGAACAGATACACTGAGCATGTAAGAGATTAAAGATGTTTTTACTTGATGAGCCACTATAATTGAAAATAACCACGACCAGTCTTTCTAGGACAACATCAACAGAAAGTTTACATGGCTAAATAGATGGAATAGCTGCAATGTGTACCTATCCCAAAACCATGTCCTATACCAACTCCGCATCCAATGCCCGCTTCAATGTTCTTTAACCCTGCTTTCCTTAGCTAGAGCACAAGGAATTAAAACGCAATATCAGATCCAGAAAATCACTAAATACAAAATCAATTTAATCATGCATACGCTCATGGGAGAGTGACTTACAGCAGAATTAACATGTCTCGTGACACCAGAAAAAGAATCGGTTGCACCTCTTGTGGCACTCATAACTTGCTGAAGGCCCGGTATCATACCTGACCAGCAGAACAAGAGCCATTTGCTTAAACAACAGCCACTCACTGAAATTTAGTCGATTTCTTCCTAGCACGGAGCACAGTCAGTACAGCATGGATGTGCACGGTGCCACTGTCAGCAAGCTTGAACTAACTAGCTGACACTACTTCCCTGTGCTTCCCAATCATCAAATTTTGATCTTGATCTGGTGTATGCCTTGAATGCTTTAAATTAAAATACAATCCCGCACGGTTACAACTACACACGGCAGTACGGCACTACCTGTTCGACAGGGTGGGTGCCTCGTTTCATCACCCTCCTCAGCTGTTCGACAAAATGCCGAACCCGCCGACTCGTGATGAACTCGACCGATGCCCATCCTGATTATCCTAAGAATAAAAGGAACAGCAGCGCGCGGAAGGTTTGATTCTTATTACCTAGGTAGATGGGGCGGCCGACGCCGATTCCGACGCCGCAGCCGACGCCGGCGCCGGTGAAGACCTGAAGAACCTTCACGCTGAAGGGGTTCTCCATCTGGAAAGCGGGTGCGGGCGGAAGCCTCCGTTCCCGCCGACTCGCCATCGGCGTCGGCCTCCGTCGACGGGAGGGGGAGGGGGTTGGTCGCGGACAACTACCTTTCAAGCCGCGTCGTCGCCGTCACAGCTATTGCAATGAAGAAACACAGGAGTGATAGCACCGGTGGCTGGCCGTCGAGGAGATGGGCCTACTCGTGGAACGCATGGCGGCTGGGCTAAACTGAAGGAGCCTACGTACGGGCCATGTGCGAGCAAGCCCatttctcaaaaaaagaagaaagaagtatAGTTTTCACCCCCAAATCCCTCTCAAAGTCTTCATAACCCCCCAAAGTCCAATTTGGTCTGATTTACACCCTGAAACTGTCAAAACCGGTTTAATCATACCCTGAGTGGTTTCATGGCACATCTCAAGCGGTTTGTACATGACCTGGCGCTGAGGTGGTAGTAGGCAGGCTCATAACAAGGGCTGATCGTCTTCATCCCCTCGCACacgaaagaaaaagagagagaaccTCCATCGGCGGCATTGCTAGGGCGAGTCGACCGTCGCAGACGCCGGCGTCGCCGTCGTGTCCACCCGTCGCCGTCGTGTCTTCACCCCCTCGCGGGCGGAAGAAGAGTAAGGATGGACAGCAAGCGGCGGCGTCGCTAGGGCTTGGCCACCATCGCAGACGCCGGCGTCACTGCCCAGTTCGCCGTCATCGTCGGGTCCGCCATCGACCTCCATCTCCGCTGTCAGCCGCCGTCGCAATCATCGCCGCCCAGTTCGCCGTCGTCGTCGGGTCCGCCGTCGACCTCCATCTCCGCTGTCAGCCGCCGTCGCAATCGTCTTCGCCAGAATCCGCCATGGAAGCAGGTCAGCCACCCTCCCTGTTTTTGTAAGCGCCTCTGTCTCCGCCGTTGGCCGCTGTTTGGNNNNNNNNNNNNNNNNNNNNNNNNNNNNNNNNNNNNNNNNNNNNNNNNNNNNNNNNNNNNNNNNNNNNNNNNNNNNNNNNNNNNNNNNNNNNNNNNNNNNNNNNNNNNNNNNNNNNNNNNNNNNNNNNNNNNNNNNNNNNNNNNNNNNNNNNNNNNNNNNNNNNNNNNNNNNNNNNNNNNNNNNNNNNNNNNNNNNNNNNNNNNNNNNNNNNNNNNNNNNNNNNNNNNNNNNNNNNNNNNNNNNNNNNNNNNNNNNNNNNNNNNNNNNNNNNNNNNNNNAAGGGAGGAAAGGGGGACAATTTTGTTGATTTAGTATAGAAAAATTCTTATTTTGACAAATAATGAATAGAAATTTTTCTGCTTTTATAGATGATCCACTTGATCATTTTGGAGTTAGATTGCATTACTATGGGATATTTGACAGGAGCAGAGGGAAGCTTGATTACACTGGAGAACTAGAGGTTGAGCTCTACATACCAAGGGACAATCTTTGTTATGCTGAAGTTTGTGCTTATGCAGAGGATATGTATCAAGTAGAAAGGGGCCATTGCAGAGGAAATTTCACATACAAACTGTACTGGTTAGCTCCAAGTAAAAGCTTTACTGATGGCCTTATGTTCCTCCATGATGATGCTTCAGTTCAGCGGATGGACAGTGGCATGATGAATGTGAGCTTTGCAGATATTTATGTTGAGGAGAGAGAAGTTGACATACTTGATGCCATACGTGATGTACAAATACATGATGCCATAACTGATGTGCACTTTGAGAGAGAAGTTGAGAAAACTGAAGATTGTACTGCATGTTTGGTATCTGTCTATGTTGAAGAAACATATTCTAGTCATAGAGGCACCAGATTACCTTTGATAAGTGTGCAGGCTGTGCAAACAGAGCAAGTGGATGAAATGATCTTGTCACATATGGCTAGTGCTACTGAAGAAGAGGTTTTGAGAAGTGAGCCTTTTCTGCTAATACAAATGCAATAGATAATGAAGGTAGTAGCAGACCTGAGAAGCTACAAGTGAGGAAAAGGTCTTCTGTGCATAATATGCCAGCTGTAAATGAAGTGGAAAGTGCTAGAAGTGAAGCACTGCTTGCTGCTACAACTACAGTACCGGAAGAATTGTTTGCTGCTACAACTGCTACTGCAAGTGAAACAAAACCACCTACTGCAATTGAAACACCACCTGCTGCAACTGAATCACAATCACTTTCTACACCTAAGAGAGTCAATATAGAAAGAAGAGCTCCTATGGAAAATGCAGATGAGGAGAGTGAGCATGAGAGTGACTTGGACTATGAACCTAGCTCTGAGTGCAGCTCTGCTGAAGAATCAGAAGCGGAGCAGGTGAGGAAAGTAGCAAGAGAAATTAGGAGGCAAAAAAGGGATAAGAAACTGGGGAAGGGAGTTGGTCCTGTGGTGAAAGATGACAATGTCATTGAAGGTGTATCTGGTGATGAAGATTTGGATGGAGGGGATGATGTGGATGAATTTGAATCAGATGATGATTGCTCATATGACGAGCAGAGTGATGGGAAGGGAGGGACAAACCTACTGAGGAAACAAAGTCGATGGAAAAGGTTTGATAGCAAGGCAGAAATTCCTTCATTTCAGCTTGGAATGGTTTTTAGAGGGAGAGCTCAAATGAAGAAAGCCTTGATAAACTATGGAATCAAAACACATAGGCATATAGGCTTTACAAAAGATGAAACCAACAAAGTGAGGGCACATTGTACTTGGCCTGGATGCAAGTGGATGATATATGCCTCTAAGACAACTAGAAACAAATGGATGCAAGTGTCCACATTTGTAGATGAGCATAACTGCATTCCAAGAAGGGACAATAAACTGATTACATCTAGTGTGATTGCGAAAAGATATGGCAGGCTAATCAAATCAAATCCAAGTTGGAAGTTGGAGGAAATAAAGAAAACCGTGCTAATTGAAATGTTTGCAGATGTGACAATTGCACAATGCAAAAGGGCTAAGAGGATGGTCCTTTCAAAGTTTCTTGATTCCTCAAAAGGAGAATATTCCAAGGTTTTCGACTATCAGCTAGAGTTACTCAGGTCAAACCCAGGAAGCACAGTAGCCgttgaaaggacatgtggtgcccccatgtgtggttttagtaattgatgacaatctctatggactaatggttgccttgagttatatttgaagggttttcccataggcttttcttggagtccatttgttggtttcaatgagagtttgttatgaccaaggtgctattaaggaattatccaaagattggtcatatgagtgttgagcttattgcaagcatgtcttgaagaagaaggttgtgtgatcattcatgtttaccttcaagacatcatccaaatgaagagagttgcaaagattcaaggttgatcaagactaagtcaagagtgaatcaagttgatcaactcacaaagcatagaagatgtaccgagagggatcaactgatcccatggtatggtaagcattgtacATTGCACTttttgtactaacccatggtctatgtgagagttgtatgtggggttatgtacgtatccatgggcttgcgtcaagaggaagatatcatacaacccatggaaaggatgacatcaagtggtgatcgtcatcaagcttgccgtgtgcaagttcaagtggagcatcacgaagagatcaagtgcttgaatctttccatccattgtggtgtcaatggacttgtgaagatgtgccgaagagtggttcacccatagtgaactatcggggagcaatcatctagtcttcatcgagccaacacaatcaagaaaggtggtccaacttgagggagtcaagatcgtcttcatctagctcaagtggaccatgtgcaaggcaaaggttttcccttgataggttttctattttaccggtcttgtggtggtagttgggagaccgagttataggatcgtttgccgtactatcaaggggggctctcaagttggtagcttgatcgtatcgttagtagagagctcaaaccattgcatccttgcaccatgtttcttggttcttgtttggttatctttgtgagtcttagagcttattgtcatcttgatgacaagcttgagttcatcgaaaacggagttcgcatgcgtcttctatgatgttttcggtgttggaggttttaccggtcttatccgatgaagggttctcaccattttcttatgggacttttctcatttgcttattcttgctatttctatcaatattgtgttagaccatgtcgttagctttccaacaaacttggtttcgttgaattcggagtccgtttgcaaaagttgtggctgttttggtaaaggctgcagcggtactaccgcgactagagcggatgtaattttttactaccgctccagagtaccgctccagagcagtactaccgtggctcctaagcggtagtaccgctcgggaccaaaaactcatgttttctctctcgttgggctattttgaccgtgctaagcggtagtaccgctcctccaagcggtagtaccgcttgtgcacgacctgagcacataacggttggattcaggAGGTCCtgtaaaagggggtcttcttccccaatgaatctaatcctttgagctcgtgttcttcccccattgttgaccttcttcgagcttgctaactctcaatccctccaatgattcttgctagttcttgagggaaaagagagaggagatctagatccatgtttccaccaatcactttctcctctaagtgaggggaaccccttggatctagatcttggagttcttcgtgttcttctttcattcttcctctcatttttctccctagcattagttgctttggtgggatttgggagagaaggacttgggcactccgtgtgcccttgcccttgcatttggtgcatcggtttgagttctccacggtgatacatggaagtgaagtttgagaagcttattactcttgggtgtttgggcaccctagagcttgttcctcttgggtgccttggtgccctagacggttggtggtgttcggagctcaatcattgtggtgtaaagctccgggcaagcgtcggggtctccaattaggttgtggagatcgccccgagcaatttgacgggtactggtgaccgcccccaagggttgccaaagtgtacgggttcggtgaccgcccccaagggttgccatttgtacgggttcggtgaccgcactcaagggtcccttagtgggatcacggcatcttgcattgtgcgagggagtgaggagattacggtggccctagtggcttcttggggagcattgtgcctccacaccgctccaaacggagattagcatccgcaagggtgtgaacttcgggatacatcatcgtctccgcgtgcctcggttatctcttacccgagcccctttacttatgcactttactttgtgatagccatattgttctttgtcatatatcttgctatcacatagttgcttatcttgcttagcataagttgttggtgcacataggtcaGCCTAGtttttgtaggttttgtgcttgacaaattaaccgctaggtttattccgcatttgttcaagcctaaaccgtaattattttaaagcgcctattcaccccccctgtaggtgacatccacaatctttcaattggtatcaaagcctcgtctctctttgttaggcttaaccgcctagagagtaaagatgtcgactaggggattaggattctctgacactcttagtttcgatggcacaaattttgatgtttgggtaattcgcatgcttaatctctttagggtcatggacccaaatttagagcgaattgtagatatgggtttttctcctccaaaggatccccaaagattatctttagaggatgagaaaaactcctatctcaatgctcaagcttctaatgtgctttttgatgctttgagcaatgtagttatttttcaactcatgccgttccgggatgctcatgagttgtggacaaagcttcaagataaatatggtgtgtccaatatttgtggggatgattgttccccctccacctccggtcgtataggcTTCTCAACttattctacttcacctacatgtggtttgccacaaggtaatgatatggtgagtagtgttggtcattgcaatggtgatagtatgcttattgtggatgatccttcatcactatattattgcaatgctccttctttgggctttaacacttcgagcactccaaatgtttctcatgcttgtgttgatagtccttgcatatcacgtagaaattgcttgactaaatcgcatgatgatatgcttgctatgtcttgttgccatgataaaaatgcatctatttcctcgaattattgtgctaacaatgtagaggaaaccgaacactccgtggaacaagatgtggtgtttaatggtgcctcaagggatcctacatcatcatctattgctttttgccttatggctaaggcatcaaaggtatctcctactttgtaccccaatatgtctcttgatgatgatgttgatgctaatgatgatgaggataatgatgaagagaatgataatgttgcctccttaaaaactaagggggagatgatttttaaagctcttcataaaaataaatttgctcattccaacttcatggaaattatgtccattgccattcagggcaagaaatatattgaggagttggaatctcatctcgagcagcatgaggtcaccattgagaaaatggaagctcatgggcgtgattacgcaaatgagatcgcggagctatctcaagctcttgaacatgaacaaaccacctccgaatctcttgaggagacttttgctctagaattatctagagtgagggaatctcatgatagagctcttgaggtggctaacgatttcaaaactaaaaatgctaagcttgaagtttctcatgctagactccttgaggattttgagcacctcaaaaatggctcaagggtcatcaagggtgagctcatcaaactcaccgagtctcatgcccaacttgaagcttcttatttaaaagagcttgccaagttgccttctcctcttgttgttaatgatgatgcttgtgctactaattctattacttgtgaagcatccattttgaaggagaatgttgagctacgggctcaacttgaggtgctatctagcaattatgggaaattggaagaaagtcatgaaaagctctcaagctctcatgatgatcttctagtatcccatagtgtgctaaagatagctcatgaggccatgattgctaaggtaacatctattgagcctcatgtggatactagcactacttctagtcaaaatagtatattgccatgtgctagtccttgtaattcatctactcacaatgttggtacatcttgtgaagaattgctttccttgccttgttgctctaacgatgaagcttatacttcctctagtacttgtgttgagactaaccatgtagaggaaatcaaagagctcaaggcccaagtcacttctttgaagaaagacttggaaaagtgtcatgaagggaaggcaacactcaacaatatcttgagtgtgcaaaaatcccccaatgacaaaggtggacttgtattcaactccaacaagaagaagaagtccaagttgaacaagaagaaaagccaagaacaagtcaagaatttggccaagattgtttgcttcaagtgcaaagtcaaagggcatcatgttagatcttgcccattgaagaagaaggccattagtgtcaagcaacaagggaagagggcacaagttcaatctcatgctcaacatcaagttgaagaaaggcctcttcccaaaaagactcaagttaatgcttctcaaattgagaaatcaagtgagaagaaagtgaagagtagacgttgctacttatgtcgtgagaaaggtcacatcgcttcttcatgcactagtggtaacttattcaacccaattattattgatgatatctattctcttggtaaggataaggttgtcaatgtgtttgccaagtttgttggtactcaatgtggtgtcaagcaaagaactatttgggtagccaaacctattgtgactaacctcttaggacccaacttggttggggaccaacaagctcaaacttgatcaataggtgttgttggagggcattggagacttggctacattatgaagaattaaggggacttcatcattctctttgtctcaagccaagtcaattggattatcaagtttctatcttatatccaatgtgcctccttgcggtaacttgtacttaaattgtttaccttgaaagttacttgcccccttgcatgttttggttttgttccttgcatgtgtttgtatatgttgcgcttccaacttgcttatcttcagcaatcaagtatgtgtgtgttggtttgcacatcatgtacgtgtgcgtCGTGCGTTGGACCTTTTTGCTTCCTGTtcgtatcctagttggctcgtgtgagagatcaatggaacatcccattttgggggagtgatgttctttgtgcacctcacaatcctataaatgtgtgtacatgaggaataccatctagtattgatattacaagattatctagtcgctaggtggtatatctctcatgagaaattcaaattctaaatagtcaaTTAATTATATCTTgtttgttcctcttattgcctcttgttaagttcttgttggtatcacattatgggggagtaatatgctaagtgcatattacaagcctagaaaatgtgtacatttgagatattgtcacctagaattgatattgtagattatcttgttcctaggtggcatgttagctctacaagttgcaatttgcttgtgtttgttgtgaagatgatgttggatgtccttgttatctaccaccgggaattatttccaaatacttcttgtcttttgacaattggtagtcacttatgtgtggtagaatttgttggtcatctttactttggcttttgtttttccttttctcttgccaaggtttgtgtcaactcccggtgtcttccctaccacttgtggatcttttttatttcttgttcttgtctagtgttttctagatatagtgaaagtagtgatcccaccttgtgcattttgtattcaaatgcaaatcctatataatgcacaactcgtgggggagctatcctattttctttagaacactcttcttgtgatccttatcaagtttgttttggtggaaggcaagccatttctttttggtactttgtgccatcatgaaactttgttgagagcttggtttgtttggaaccatcctctctttgggagtttgacatctttagtttagtgtgtatcaatggatatctcattccttgatgtatctttaatgatatcttccaagtgatgatttctccatttggtatccttttcacttggcatttctttctcTTTAGGTTTcaggttttgaaagtcttgagcatgcatgtttacttcatgtattttattttgcatgctttctttctttggcTCAATATATAGGGGgatctccaccaagtctcaaatcggATGAGATGTGTATGAAATTCATTTTCGTaactatatgcacatatttatgtggagtttgtcctatgtattggtttttctaactatttggtcccaatgagtttgggtaccgtttagtttgtgttgttcttctaggaacatttggagatgcattggatgctcggctcactcacaaggaaggtgttgtcaccatgtgcatattggagtcaagctaggatgatcagtgaactactatctaccttcaattggtatctactacatccttccaatgatatctcggtaacaagtatctattcatgctttctcctcttgcattcaaccttgtgtaggttgcatcttggcatgatattcatttcatatcttgtgatacttgttttctttctcaaagcatcccaacgatgatctcttgttgctagttgtgatgcctttgatggatgcgtgtttggacttcatttatatacaataagaccatatctagccaagtgctatgctttcaagcaaatatcttattggtatatttatgacttccttgtggatatcttgttccttcgtgttgtaactatttcgggtgtacatccttctttgtagatatatatatcatcatgatttcgtctacatagaaccttatacacttgagagaaattacatctctagttgatatcttttctttcacgtccaccttgtctttcttatgttatttctttggtggctccgtgaaagctttttccttgagtgcgtgtcctctatcgttgcatcttgttgcactcttgtgtggtgaagattattttcctcttgcttatctttacgaggtttttgccatcttaattggtatccctcgtcttgatgagcctcccctcgtcta is from Triticum aestivum cultivar Chinese Spring chromosome 1B, IWGSC CS RefSeq v2.1, whole genome shotgun sequence and encodes:
- the LOC123128275 gene encoding uncharacterized protein isoform X1, which produces MASRRERRLPPAPAFQMENPFSVKVLQVFTGAGVGCGVGIGVGRPIYLGMIPGLQQVMSATRGATDSFSGVTRHVNSALRKAGLKNIEAGIGCGVGIGHGFGIGIALKPRAIHGIQSSIAEVLSKLTSKLRDSSGETATADLTSGSLPTSGQTPNGMSMDLEAKAFKSNFQHTSSNEISQVQPTHELRGQNGMQQEMITGGRTEKVIANFLQSPLFQNDTKTDIRDAAVNLHGTDNVLQLVLKHQRVIEELRDENEKLRQVLIEELKISPAKLQPDRTSGVKTYYPCSECFDCRRRSRKSNR
- the LOC123128275 gene encoding uncharacterized protein isoform X2 yields the protein MASRRERRLPPAPAFQMENPFSVKVLQVFTGAGVGCGVGIGVGRPIYLGMIPGLQQVMSATRGATDSFSGVTRHVNSALRKAGLKNIEAGIGCGVGIGHGFGIGIALKPRAIHGIQSSIAEVLSKLTSKLRDSSGETATADLTSGSLPTSGQTPNGMSMDLEAKAFKSNFQHTSSNEISQVQPTHELRGQNGMQQEMITGGRTEKAVNLHGTDNVLQLVLKHQRVIEELRDENEKLRQVLIEELKISPAKLQPDRTSGVKTYYPCSECFDCRRRSRKSNR